In Lepus europaeus isolate LE1 chromosome 22, mLepTim1.pri, whole genome shotgun sequence, the following are encoded in one genomic region:
- the EXOC3L4 gene encoding exocyst complex component 3-like protein 4: MPSPQTVTPGQEPGSPKEPGEPQNAAQSSQQEPGAHHEASTRPALRTLRRAFSRASQGAAKENLGWRRSSHSLFWPSRRAPDESPGAGQSQVTAVPEEPWRATEDASRRASTRVGSEDPGPPTGDNLTRQEPGSPKEPGELQSAAQSSQQEPGAHHEASTRPALSTLRRAFSRASQGAAKENLGWRRSSHSLFWPSRRAPDESPGAGQSQVTAVPEEPWRATEDTSRRASTRVEPEELGPPTEGKSLADLITERELRAAFERLQRLEMQLENEKALGAFEQDPTAYARRAMDLCLHYDGLAAEISAIVQETLGPQGVDAAALGELAHVVRAEEQAHPAPPADGDFLRTPRHWRRHWEDAVQRSVRERVRSTAPQGASGLAQLLVELRDLVRQDLQKVLQEVQPACAAAGLPAWEAYVRAFHGAVAQRLQELARDARGCEQLYLLLDWAANVYGSPDFLNTRDLALPAEPLPPLLEPHVWAQLESNYTSLLETEIAGCLDSILQLERNHWATADAPEVLQGLYHSQLSLDVHMLVAQHVKAAGAISAQLEATILRMCAQALSLFVPRFEKALLESPAVRAPHLGAYINACAEIRTHLLAKFPGALEELTQPLEAATRNFQKHLLQSLKRDVQPLFRAVCTKGWLTEDLLGPLMDRVVAFARHLEHVVPPQAQEILQEVHRYVVREYLAQALRPQERFRGTDRVNGSQKMSLDAQAISDTFQGLGSKATWLDQAIPCVAEILGETYKDDIRKHLQTLIETYPDFRRDHVLAILALRRLGRRRNHSLLQHAQALLRAAAEARGPAAPPARALFDEIEVPASVDLLLTCV; this comes from the exons ATGCCATCACCACAGACAGTGACCCCTGGGCAGGAGCCGGGAAGCCCCAAGGAGCCTGGGGAGCCCCAGAATGCAGCTCAGAGCAGCCAGCAGGAGCCGGGCGCCCACCACGAGGCCAGCACGAGGCCAGCCCTACGCACCCTGAGACGGGCCTTCTCTAGGGCAAGCCAGGGGGCCGCCAAGGAAAACCTAGGCTGGCGCAGAAGCTCCCACTCCCTGTTCTGGCCTTCGCGGCGTGCCCCGGATGAGAGCCCGGGCGCTGGACAGTCCCAGGTCACCGCTGTGCCAGAGGAGCCATGGAGGGCCACGGAGGATGCTAGCCGGCGGGCGTCCACCAGGGTGGGGTCGGAGGATCCGGGACCCCCCACAGGTGACAACCTCACCAGGCAGGAGCCGGGAAGCCCCAAGGAGCCTGGGGAGCTCCAGAGTGCAGCTCAGAGCAGCCAGCAGGAGCCGGGCGCCCACCACGAGGCCAGCACGAGGCCAGCCCTAAGCACCCTGAGGCGGGCCTTCTCTAGGGCAAGCCAGGGGGCCGCCAAGGAAAACCTAGGCTGGCGCAGAAGCTCCCACTCCCTGTTCTGGCCTTCGCGGCGTGCCCCGGATGAGAGCCCGGGTGCTGGACAGTCCCAGGTCACCGCTGTGCCAGAGGAGCCATGGAGGGCCACGGAGGATACTAGCCGGCGGGCGTCCACCAGGGTGGAGCCGGAGGAGCTGGGACCCCCCACAG AAGGCAAGTCCTTGGCCGACCTCATTACTGAAAGGGAACTGCGGGCTGCCTTCGAGCGGCTGCAGCGCCTGGAGATGCAGCTGGAGAACGAAAAGGCCTTGGGCGCCTTCGAGCAGGACCCCACGGCCTACGCGCGGCGCGCCATGGACCTGTGCCTGCACTACGACGGCCTGGCGGCCGAGATCAGCGCCATCGTGCAGGAGACCCTGGGGCCCCAGGGGGTGGACGCGGCCGCGCTGGGCGAGCTGGCGCACGTGGTGCGCGCCGAGGAGCAAGCCCACCCGGCGCCCCCCGCCGACGGCGACTTCCTGCGCACGCCCCGCCACTGGCGCCGCCACTGGGAGGACGCGGTGCAGCGCAGCGTCCGGGAGCGCGTGCGGTCCACGGCCCCGCAGGGCGCGTCGGGCCTGGCGCAGCTTCTGGTGGAGCTGAGAGACTTGGTTCGCCAGGACCTGCAGAAGGTGCTGCAGGAAGTGCAGCCCGCGTGCGCGGCCGCCGGCCTTCCGGCGTGGGAGGCCTACGTTCGAGCCTTCCACGGCGCGGTGGCCCAGCGCCTGCAGGAGCTCGCCCGCGACGCCCGCGGCTGcgagcagctctacctgctgctGGACTGGGCCGCCAACGTGTACGGCAG TCCTGACTTCCTGAACACCCGGGACCTGGCGCTGCCTGCTGAGCCATTGCCCCCTCTCCTGGAACCCCACGTGTGGGCCCAACTGGAGAGCAACTACACCAGCCTGctggag ACGGAGATCGCCGGGTGCTTGGACAGCATCCTGCAGCTGGAGCGGAACCACTGGGCAACTGCCGACGCCCCTGAGGTGCTGCAAGGCCTTTACCACTCGCAGCTGTCCCTCGACGTGCACATG CTAGTGGCCCAGCACGTGAAGGCGGCCGGCGCCATCTCGGCGCAGCTGGAAGCCACCATCCTGCGGATGTGCGCGCAGGCGCTCAGCCTGTTCGTTCCCAG GTTTGAAAAGGCTTTGCTGGAGTCGCCAGCGGTGAGGGCGCCGCACCTGGGCGCCTACATTAACGCCTGCGCCGAGATCAG GACTCATCTTCTGGCCAAGTTCCCAGGAGCCCTGGAGGAGCTGACGCAGCCCCTGGAGGCTGCCACCCGAAACTTCCAGAAGCACCTGCTCCAGAGCTTAAAGAGGGACGTGCAG ccactGTTCAGGGCCGTGTGCACCAAGGGCTGGCTCACGGAGGACCTGCTGGGACCCCTCATGGACAGGGTGGTGGCCTTCGCCCGCCACCTGGAGCACGTGGTCCCGCCACAAGCGCAG GAGATTCTGCAGGAGGTGCACCGTTACGTGGTCCGTGAGTACCTGGCGCAGGCGCTGAGACCACAGGAGCGATTCCGGGGCACAGACCGGGTGAACGGCTCCCAGAAGATGAGTCTGGACGCCCAGGCCATTAGCGACACCTTCCAGGGCTTG GGCTCTAAGGCCacttggctggaccaggccatcCCGTGCGTGGCCGAGATCCTGGGCGAGACCTACAAAGACGACATCAGGAAGCATCTGCAGACACTCATAGAGACCTACCCCGACTTCAG GCGGGACCACGTCCTGGCCATCCTGGCGCTGCGCCGCCTGGGCCGCCGGCGGAACCACAGCCTCCTGCAGCACGCGCAGGCCCTGCTGAGAGCCGCGGCCGAGGCCCGGGGCCCCGCGGCGCCGCCCGCGCGCGCGCTCTTCGACGAGATCGAGGTGCCCGCCTCCGTGGACCTGCTCCTCACCTGTGTCTAG
- the TNFAIP2 gene encoding tumor necrosis factor alpha-induced protein 2 yields the protein MLKMMTFFQGPPGQRPGPGNLDFLGSPPKLRSPSEAESEASMSEASSEDLVPPPPLEAGTAPDKEEEQAAKKKRPKGLATMFSVFTKGKKKKGQPSSAEPEAEPEARPGLEGRLPTVEELKAALEHGRLEAARPLLALERGLRAAAAAGGTSAEELVRRQSKVEALYVLLRDQVLGVLRRPLEAAPERLRLALAVLAEQEREDSKVAAEPVPGAAALAPTRPRGWLLLWRRGVAEVAAERLSRRPAAGADGRSETESAFLHMGRTMKEDLEAVAERLKPVFPAEFGVVAAYAESYHEHFAAHLGALMQFELCERDIYMLLVWVQNFYPNDILNSPKLAGELQGLRLGSLLPAQQIRLLEATFLSNEVANVKELMSRALELESQRWAQDVAPQRLDGRCHSELAIDIIQIVSQGQTKAESITPDLGLQTQKVLLVELAEFLRSYQASFAEFLERGRQLRNYRANVIANINNCPSFRTSVEQKWQTLQDPPSRLLDPLSELKSQGFDALLQSLFSDLKPLFKRFTQTRWAAPEQTLEEIVGTVLARLPEFSELQDCLREELMEVVHLHLVKEYIIRLSKRRLVLKTAEQQQQLARHVLANAEVIQRVCTQHGSSATWLHAALPTLAEIIRLQDPSAIKIEVAMYATCYPDFSKSHLSAILAIKGNLSSSEAKSIRNILDVRSAAQEPSRSLFSLINAG from the exons ATGCTGAAGATGATGACCTTCTTCCAGGGCCCTCCAGGCCAGCGGCCTGGACCAGGGAACCTCGACTTCCTCGGAAGCCCCCCAAAGCTGCGCTCCCCatcagaggcagagtcagaagcCTCCATGTCGGAGGCCTCCTCTGAGGACCtggtgccacccccacccctggaggCTGGGACAGCCCCGGATAAGGAGGAAGAACAGGCTGCCAAGAAGAAGAGGCCCAAAGGACTGGCCACCATGTTCAGCGTGTTTAccaaagggaagaagaagaagggccaGCCCAGCTCGGCGGAGCCCGAGGCGGAGCCGGAGGCCAGGCCGGGGCTGGAAGGCCGCCTGCCCACGG TGGAGGAGCTCAAGGCGGCGCTGGAGCACGGACGGCTGGAGGCAGCGCGGCCGCTGCTGGCGCTCGAGCGGGGCctgcgggcggcggcggccgcgggcggCACGAGCGCCGAGGAGCTGGTGCGGCGCCAGAGCAAGGTGGAGGCGCTGTACGTGCTGCTGCGGGACCAGGTGCTGGGCGTCCTGCGGCGGCCGCTGGAGGCGGCGCCCGAGCGGCTGCGCCTGGCGCTGGCCGTGCTGGCCGAGCAGGAGCGCGAGGACAGCAAGGTGGCCGCGGAGCCCGTGCCGGGGGCGGCCGCCCTGGCGCCCACGCGCCCGCGGggctggctgctgctgtggcgtcGCGGCGTGGCCGAGGTGGCAGCCGAGCGCCTGAGCCGGCGCCCGGCCGCGGGCGCCGACGGCCGCTCGGAGACGGAGAGCGCGTTCCTGCACATGGGCCGCACCATGAAGGAGGACTTGGAGGCCGTGGCCGAGCGGCTGAAGCCGGTGTTCCCCGCCGAGTTTGGCGTCGTGGCTGCCTACGCCGAGAGCTACCACGAGCACTTCGCCGCTCACCTGGGCGCCCTGATGCAGTTCGAGCTGTGCGAGCGGGACATCTACATGCTGCTGGTCTGGGTGCAGAACTTCTACCCCAA CGACATCTTGAACAGCCCCAAACTGGCAGGCGAGCTGCAGGGGCTCAGGCTCGGGAGCCTCCTGCCCGCCCAGCAGATCCGGCTGTTGGAGGCCACATTCCTGTCCAACGAGGTG GCCAACGTGAAGGAGCTGATGTCCCGTGCCCTGGAGCTGGAGTCACAGCGCTGGGCCCAGGATGTGGCCCCCCAGAGGCTGGACGGCCGCTGCCACAGTGAGCTGGCTATCGACATCATCCAG atcGTCTCCCAGGGACAGACCAAGGCCGAGAGCATCACTCCTGACCTGGGCTTGCAGACACAGAAGGTGCTGCTGGTGGAGCTGGCCGAGTTCCTGAGGAG CTACCAGGCCAGCTTTGCCGAATTTCTGGAGAGAGGCAGACAGCTGAGAAATTACAGGGCCAATGTCATTGCCAACATCAACAACTGCCCGTCCTTCCG GACATCCGTGGAGCAGAAGTGGCAGACACTACAGGACCCCCCGAGCCGCCTGCTGGACCCCCTGAGTGAGCTCAAGAGCCAAGGCTTCGACGCGCTGCTGCAGAGCCTGTTCTCCGACCTGAAG CCGCTGTTCAAAAGGTTCACGCAGACGCGCTGGGCCGCCCCCGAACAGACCCTGGAGGAGATCGTCGGCACGGTGCTTGCAAGGCTGCCCGAGTTCTCGGAACTGCAGGACTGTTTACGGGAG GAGCTCATGGAGGTGGTACACCTGCACCTGGTGAAGGAGTACATCATCCGCCTGAGCAAGCGGCGCCTCGTGCTCAAGACAgccgagcagcagcagcagctggccaGGCACGTGCTGGCCAACGCCGAGGTCATCCAGCGCGTCTGCACTCAGCAC GGTTCCTCCGCTACCTGGCTGCATGCTGCCCTCCCCACTCTCGCTGAGATCATTCGCCTGCAAGACCCCAGTGCCATCAAGATCGAGGTGGCCATGTATGCCACCTGCTACCCCGACTTCAG CAAGAGCCACCTGAGCGCCATCCTGGCCATCAAGGGGAACCTGTCGAGCAGCGAGGCCAAGAGCATCCGAAACATCCTGGACGTCCGCTCGGCGGCGCAGGAGCCCTCCAGGTCCCTGTTCTCCCTTATAAACGCCGGTTAg